A portion of the Pseudarthrobacter sp. L1SW genome contains these proteins:
- a CDS encoding carbohydrate ABC transporter permease, which yields MAIQTLDRPESGISTSQDLRQPRKKMTAGKIAAVVVAALIAFLWLIPFAWATATAFKTETDAAAPKISWFPPSGFTPEAFVKVFQDGNIPLWTWNSLYTSAAITAITLVISALVAYALSRIDFKGKKVLMTVIIASIIVPPPVLIIPLFYQMLALHMIDTSWAIILPQVIHPAMVFVLKKFFDQIPRELEEAAVMDGASRMRIFTQIILPLSRPILAAVAIFVFIGAWNNFLWPFIATNDGALLTLPVGLQTIKSAYGIQYAQNMASALLAALPLILVFLFFQRQIIKGVATTGLAGT from the coding sequence ATGGCAATACAGACCCTCGACCGTCCCGAGTCAGGCATCAGCACCAGCCAGGACCTCCGCCAGCCCCGCAAGAAGATGACCGCCGGGAAGATCGCCGCTGTCGTGGTCGCCGCCCTTATCGCATTCCTCTGGCTGATCCCCTTCGCCTGGGCAACCGCCACCGCCTTCAAGACCGAGACGGATGCCGCGGCTCCGAAGATCAGCTGGTTCCCGCCGTCAGGCTTTACTCCCGAAGCCTTCGTGAAGGTGTTCCAGGACGGCAACATCCCGCTCTGGACGTGGAACTCGCTCTACACCTCGGCGGCGATCACGGCCATCACCCTGGTGATCTCCGCGCTGGTGGCCTACGCCCTGTCCCGGATCGACTTCAAGGGCAAGAAGGTGCTGATGACGGTGATTATCGCCTCCATCATCGTCCCGCCGCCGGTGCTGATCATTCCGCTCTTCTACCAGATGCTTGCCCTGCACATGATCGACACGTCCTGGGCGATCATCCTGCCGCAGGTCATCCACCCGGCCATGGTGTTTGTGCTCAAGAAGTTCTTCGACCAGATTCCCCGCGAACTTGAAGAAGCCGCGGTGATGGACGGCGCCAGCCGCATGCGGATCTTCACCCAGATCATCCTGCCGCTGTCCCGGCCCATCCTGGCCGCCGTCGCCATCTTTGTGTTCATCGGCGCCTGGAACAACTTCCTGTGGCCCTTCATTGCCACCAACGACGGCGCACTCCTCACCCTGCCGGTGGGCCTGCAGACTATCAAGAGCGCCTACGGCATCCAGTACGCGCAGAACATGGCGTCCGCCCTGCTCGCGGCGCTCCCGCTCATCCTCGTCTTCCTCTTCTTCCAGCGCCAGATCATCAAGGGCGTTGCGACGACGGGCCTCGCCGGGACCTGA
- a CDS encoding extracellular solute-binding protein, giving the protein MKQFEFFPGKQVSRRQLLTGTAALGSVLAAGALTGCGGNAQAAGVRDIGFWHLLSGGDGIKMQAMINGANQANPDFKVHPTVLAWGPPYYTKLAMASAGGRPPELAIMHASRVPGYAPGGLIDPWDLSLLAEHGVTGENFAPRIWEKSQQDGKVFSIALDSHPFVMFYNTDIARKAGVLAGDGQLQEVASPQEFVAMAKEMQKVTQAHGLSFGYLGSGSQMWRLFYTLYKQHGADITLTPGQPMKVDRDAAIGSLEFMASLFDDTIAAKSGDISTGIAEFARGGSGMLFSGVWELPTMKKAGIPVDAATIPTLYGTPAAYADSHSFVLPRQLNLDETKRRDVYKFVSDVLKGSLSWAEAGHIPAYQPVVQSQAYKDLTPQAHYANAADVIAYDPESWFSGSGSDWQTYFAENVQNVLLGRDKAAAGWGAFEERTNHLLSRPNPV; this is encoded by the coding sequence GTGAAGCAGTTTGAATTTTTTCCCGGGAAGCAGGTGTCCCGGAGGCAGTTACTGACAGGAACGGCGGCCCTGGGCAGCGTCCTGGCAGCAGGCGCACTGACAGGCTGCGGCGGAAATGCCCAGGCTGCCGGCGTGCGGGACATCGGGTTCTGGCATTTGCTGTCCGGTGGCGACGGCATCAAGATGCAGGCGATGATCAACGGCGCCAACCAGGCCAATCCGGACTTCAAGGTGCATCCCACGGTGCTGGCCTGGGGGCCGCCGTACTACACCAAACTGGCCATGGCCTCGGCGGGTGGACGTCCGCCGGAGCTTGCGATCATGCACGCCAGCCGGGTGCCGGGCTACGCCCCGGGCGGCCTGATCGACCCGTGGGACCTCTCGCTGCTGGCAGAGCACGGCGTGACGGGTGAAAACTTCGCCCCGCGGATCTGGGAGAAGAGCCAGCAGGACGGCAAGGTATTCTCCATCGCCCTGGATTCACACCCGTTCGTAATGTTCTACAACACGGACATCGCCCGCAAGGCCGGCGTCCTGGCGGGCGACGGGCAACTGCAGGAAGTCGCCTCCCCCCAGGAGTTCGTGGCCATGGCCAAGGAAATGCAGAAGGTCACCCAAGCCCACGGACTGTCCTTTGGCTACCTTGGCAGCGGTTCCCAGATGTGGCGGCTTTTCTACACCCTCTACAAGCAGCACGGCGCGGACATCACCCTCACGCCGGGCCAGCCAATGAAGGTTGACCGGGACGCAGCCATTGGGTCGCTGGAATTCATGGCCTCGCTTTTTGATGACACCATCGCGGCCAAGAGCGGCGACATCAGCACCGGCATCGCGGAATTCGCCCGGGGCGGCTCGGGCATGCTGTTCAGCGGTGTCTGGGAACTGCCCACCATGAAAAAAGCAGGCATCCCGGTGGACGCCGCAACCATTCCCACGCTCTACGGCACACCGGCCGCCTACGCGGACTCGCACTCCTTTGTCCTTCCCCGGCAGCTGAACCTGGACGAAACGAAGCGCCGCGACGTCTACAAGTTCGTCAGCGACGTCCTCAAAGGATCACTCTCCTGGGCGGAAGCGGGCCACATTCCCGCGTACCAGCCTGTGGTCCAGTCCCAGGCCTACAAGGACCTCACGCCGCAGGCGCACTATGCCAACGCGGCCGACGTCATCGCCTACGATCCCGAGTCCTGGTTCAGCGGCTCGGGCTCCGACTGGCAGACCTACTTCGCGGAGAACGTCCAGAACGTCCTCCTTGGCCGCGACAAGGCAGCCGCAGGATGGGGCGCCTTCGAAGAGCGCACCAACCACCTTCTTTCCCGGCCCAACCCGGTCTAA
- a CDS encoding LacI family DNA-binding transcriptional regulator — MRATVKDVARRAGVSPKTVSNVMNGIVPVSGATRAKVEQAILELDYVPNLSARGLRNGRSGVIALALPDLGTPYSAEIAHNVVEVAHEQGWIVQLEETGLDPQREHELMVRARSNLIDGLILNPVVLDESAVQVGVALPPVVLLGEVTQKLADRVFVDSVAAARDMTLALARTGRRRIAVLGTTQGRGSAAATLRRQGYEEALGILGIDRDESLLIPCERWTPQTAADALTAYLDSHPLPEALFCFTDSMAIGALSVLWKRGLRIPDDIAVAGFDDIADGRYAVPSLTTVSFDKRAIASEALRLLTERMADRAQDQRVVSIDYTIVERDSSRG; from the coding sequence TTGCGCGCCACGGTCAAGGATGTCGCCCGCCGCGCCGGTGTTTCGCCCAAGACTGTCTCCAACGTCATGAACGGAATCGTTCCGGTCAGCGGGGCCACCCGGGCCAAGGTGGAGCAGGCCATCCTCGAACTGGACTATGTGCCCAACCTCTCCGCCCGCGGGCTGCGCAACGGAAGGTCCGGCGTGATTGCGCTGGCCCTGCCTGACCTGGGCACGCCGTACTCGGCAGAAATTGCCCACAATGTCGTCGAGGTGGCGCACGAGCAGGGCTGGATCGTGCAGCTTGAGGAAACCGGTTTGGATCCCCAGCGTGAGCACGAACTCATGGTGCGCGCCCGCTCCAACCTGATCGACGGGCTGATCCTCAACCCCGTGGTGCTGGACGAGAGCGCCGTCCAGGTGGGCGTTGCCCTTCCGCCCGTGGTCCTGCTCGGTGAAGTCACCCAAAAGCTCGCCGACCGGGTGTTCGTGGACAGCGTAGCGGCCGCGCGGGACATGACCCTGGCCCTGGCCAGGACGGGACGCCGCCGGATTGCCGTTCTGGGGACCACCCAGGGCAGGGGATCGGCTGCGGCCACCCTGAGAAGGCAAGGCTATGAAGAGGCCCTGGGGATCCTGGGCATTGACCGGGACGAGTCGCTGCTGATCCCCTGCGAAAGATGGACGCCGCAGACGGCCGCCGATGCCCTCACGGCCTACCTGGACTCCCATCCGCTTCCCGAGGCGCTGTTCTGCTTCACGGACTCCATGGCCATCGGCGCCCTGAGTGTGCTTTGGAAGAGGGGCCTGCGGATACCCGACGACATCGCCGTGGCGGGGTTCGACGACATTGCCGACGGCCGCTACGCCGTGCCGTCCCTGACCACCGTCTCCTTTGACAAGCGCGCAATTGCCAGCGAAGCCCTGCGCCTCCTGACCGAACGCATGGCGGACAGGGCGCAGGATCAGCGAGTGGTTTCCATCGACTACACGATTGTGGAGCGGGACAGCAGCCGCGGCTGA
- a CDS encoding carbohydrate ABC transporter permease, whose protein sequence is MSSSLAARRSPGSLTRSNLSGWGFAAPFLVFFLVFLVWPLLYGVYMSLTGKSLTGANDSLIGFANYAEALGDAGMWRSLGNTLYFTVISTVPLVLVALVMAALLNVGLPAQWLWRLSYFAPYLLASTVVSLFFTWMYNPQLGLINDSLSKIGIPKVAWLNDPNVAMWAIVIATLWWTVGFNFLLYLAAMQNIPHQHYEAASLDGAGAWRQFFSITLPQLTPTTVMIVLLQILASLKIFDQVYQMTAGGPGGSTRPVVQYIFETGFTGYRLGYSAAISYIFFGLIVLVSVMQFVITRRRSA, encoded by the coding sequence ATGAGTTCTTCACTAGCGGCCCGGCGCAGCCCCGGGAGCCTCACCAGGAGCAACCTCAGCGGCTGGGGGTTCGCCGCGCCCTTCCTGGTTTTCTTCCTCGTCTTCCTTGTGTGGCCGCTGCTTTACGGCGTCTACATGAGCCTCACCGGCAAGTCCCTTACCGGAGCCAATGACAGCCTGATCGGCTTCGCAAACTACGCCGAAGCGCTGGGCGACGCCGGCATGTGGCGCTCACTCGGCAACACCCTCTACTTCACGGTGATCAGCACGGTCCCGCTGGTACTGGTGGCCCTGGTGATGGCGGCACTGCTCAACGTGGGTTTGCCGGCCCAGTGGCTGTGGCGGCTCTCCTATTTTGCGCCGTACCTGCTCGCGTCCACCGTGGTCTCGCTGTTCTTCACGTGGATGTACAACCCGCAGCTTGGCCTGATCAATGATTCCCTGTCCAAAATCGGCATCCCTAAGGTGGCGTGGCTCAACGACCCCAACGTGGCCATGTGGGCGATTGTCATTGCCACCCTCTGGTGGACGGTGGGGTTCAACTTCCTGCTGTACCTGGCCGCCATGCAGAACATCCCGCACCAGCACTACGAGGCAGCGTCCCTGGACGGCGCCGGAGCCTGGCGGCAGTTCTTCTCCATCACCCTGCCGCAGCTAACCCCCACCACCGTGATGATCGTGCTCCTCCAGATCCTCGCCTCCCTCAAGATCTTCGACCAGGTGTACCAGATGACCGCCGGCGGCCCCGGAGGGTCAACGCGGCCCGTGGTGCAGTACATCTTTGAAACCGGGTTCACCGGCTACCGGCTGGGCTATTCCGCAGCCATCTCCTACATCTTCTTCGGACTGATCGTGCTCGTCTCGGTCATGCAGTTCGTCATCACCCGCCGCAGGAGTGCATAA
- a CDS encoding alpha-N-arabinofuranosidase: MSRARITLDRDFTIGEVPRRLFGSFVEHMGRCVYTGIYEPGHPEADENGFRRDVLKLVKELGATVIRYPGGNFVSGYNWEDGIGPREDRPRRLDGAWHTVETNAFGLHEFVDWSRSAGTEIMEAINLGTRGVDAAREIVEYANHPGGSYWSDLRAKNGHKDPFNIKLWCLGNEMDGPWQIGHKTAEEYGRLAQEAAKAMRFVDPDIELVACGSSNSGMPTFGAWEQTVLTHAYDEVDYVSLHAYYQEHDGDASSFLASAVDTDYFIESVIATADAVRAKGKHKKHINLSFDEWNVWYQRGRDTEDQLRNVTKAGWREHPRLIEDKYNVTDAVVVGTLLNSLLRHGDRVKIANQAQLVNVIAPIFSEENGPAWRQTIFHPFARMAELAKGQILRLSIDSDKYDNARFGSTDLVDVSATWNEETGRVALFLANRGLDQAADIDVSLRGFDARQVVRAEVLEIPEGGDRFTANSQDRPDQVGLKPLEGAKASGSELRATLPALSWAVIELDVAKN; this comes from the coding sequence ATGTCCCGTGCACGGATCACCCTCGACCGCGACTTCACCATCGGCGAAGTTCCCCGCCGCCTCTTTGGCTCCTTCGTGGAGCACATGGGCCGCTGCGTCTACACCGGCATCTACGAGCCCGGCCACCCCGAAGCGGACGAAAACGGCTTCCGCCGCGACGTCCTCAAGCTCGTCAAGGAACTCGGCGCCACCGTCATCCGGTATCCCGGCGGCAACTTTGTCTCCGGGTACAACTGGGAGGACGGCATCGGCCCGCGGGAGGACCGGCCCCGCCGGCTGGACGGTGCCTGGCACACCGTGGAGACCAACGCGTTTGGCCTGCACGAGTTCGTTGACTGGTCCCGCAGTGCCGGGACGGAAATCATGGAAGCCATCAACCTGGGCACCAGGGGAGTGGACGCCGCCCGCGAGATCGTGGAATACGCCAACCACCCGGGCGGCAGCTACTGGTCCGATCTCCGCGCCAAGAACGGCCACAAGGACCCGTTCAACATCAAGCTCTGGTGCCTGGGCAACGAGATGGACGGGCCGTGGCAGATCGGCCACAAGACCGCCGAGGAGTACGGCCGCCTGGCGCAGGAAGCCGCCAAGGCCATGCGCTTCGTGGACCCGGACATCGAGCTGGTGGCCTGCGGAAGCTCCAACTCGGGCATGCCCACCTTTGGTGCCTGGGAGCAGACTGTCCTGACGCACGCCTACGACGAGGTGGACTACGTCTCCCTCCACGCCTACTACCAGGAGCACGACGGCGATGCCAGCAGCTTCCTGGCCAGCGCCGTGGACACCGACTACTTCATCGAATCGGTCATCGCCACCGCCGACGCCGTCCGGGCGAAGGGGAAGCACAAGAAGCACATCAACCTGTCCTTCGACGAGTGGAACGTCTGGTACCAGCGCGGCCGGGACACCGAGGACCAGCTGCGCAACGTCACCAAGGCAGGCTGGCGCGAGCACCCACGGCTCATCGAGGACAAGTACAACGTCACCGATGCCGTGGTGGTGGGAACCCTGTTGAACTCGCTGCTCCGCCACGGCGACCGCGTAAAGATCGCCAACCAGGCGCAGCTGGTCAACGTCATCGCCCCCATCTTCAGCGAGGAGAACGGCCCGGCGTGGCGGCAGACCATCTTCCACCCGTTCGCCCGCATGGCTGAGCTGGCGAAGGGCCAGATCCTGCGCCTGTCCATTGACTCGGACAAGTACGACAATGCCCGCTTCGGCAGCACCGACCTCGTGGATGTCAGTGCCACGTGGAACGAGGAAACGGGCCGCGTGGCGCTCTTCCTGGCAAACCGCGGCCTTGACCAAGCTGCGGACATCGACGTCTCACTGCGCGGGTTTGATGCGCGTCAGGTGGTCCGCGCGGAGGTCCTGGAGATCCCTGAGGGCGGGGACCGCTTCACCGCCAACAGCCAGGACCGTCCGGACCAGGTGGGGCTCAAACCGCTGGAAGGGGCGAAGGCGAGCGGCTCCGAGCTCCGGGCAACGCTCCCGGCGCTGTCCTGGGCCGTGATCGAGCTGGACGTGGCTAAGAACTGA